DNA from Pelobacter propionicus DSM 2379:
CCTTGTCCCGCAGGTGGCGGGTGAGCGCCCGGGTGTCGATCCCCTGGATGCCGATCACGCCGTTCTCCTTGAGGTAGGAGTCCAGGCTCATGCAGGCCCGCCAGTTGGAGTAGCACTCCTGGTACTCGCGGACGATGAAGCCGGAGAGGAACAGGCCGCGGCTCTCGATATCCTCGGCATTGATACCGGTGTTACCGATCTGGGTGTAGGTCATGGTGACCATCTGCCCCTTGTAGGAGGGGTCGGTCAACACCTCCTGGTAGCCGGTCATGGCGGTGTTGAACACCACCTCTCCGCGGGCCTCGCCTCCCGCTCCGAATGATTTCCCCTCAAAGATGCGCCCGTCGGCGAGCGCCAGTAATGCTTTCATAATAGTGACTCCAAAGAAATTCTGTAAAATCCGAAAAACAGCAGACTCACACGAAGGCACGAAGCGCACGAAGAAAACCGCTCTTCATCATCCTGCGTTCCCCTGCAATCTTCGCGTACTTCCCGTGAGCGTTATCTCTTACCGCCTGTACACCACCCTGCCGGCCACGATGGTGGCAACGGCAGCCCCCTTCATCTCCTGTCCCATCCAGGGAGTATTCGTGGATTTGCTGGCCAGCTTGTCAGCCTCCACGACCCACGGGAGAGTCGGATCGATCAGGGTAATGTCGGCCACGGCGCCCTTTGCCAGCGTTCCCCGCTCCAGCCCCAGGATCAGGGAGGGGCAACAGGACATGCGCTCCACCAGCTGGCTCATGGTCAGCACCCCCTGCTCCACCAGCGCCAGCGACAAAGGAAGCGACGTTTCCAGGCCGATGATGCCGTTTGCGGCGACGTTGAACTCCACGTCCTTCTCGTCCAGGTGGTGCGGGGCGTGGTCGGTAGCGATGACGTCAATGGTGCCGTCGCTCAGTCCGGCCCTGATTGCCGCCACGTCGTCGGCCTCCCTGAGCGGCGGGTTCATCTTGGCGTTGGTGTTGTAGCCGCGCACCGCGTCGTCGGTCAGGGTGAAGTAGTGCGGCGCGGTCTCGCAGGTCACCCTCACCCCCCGCAGCTTGGCGTTGCGGATGATGCGCACCGCTCCGCTGGTGGAGACGTGGGCGATGTGGATGGGGGAATTGGTGTACTCGGCCAGCATGACGTCGCGGGCAATGGCGATGTCCTCGGCTACCCGGGGAATCCCCTTCAGCCCCAACTCGGTGGAGGTGAAGCCCTCGTTCATCACCCCCTCCCCCACCAGCGACAGATCCTCGGCATGGGAGATGACCGGAATCTGCATGCCGCGGGCGTACTCCAGGGCACGACGCATCAGCTCTGCGTTGACCACCGGCCGGCCGTCATCGGACACGGCCACGCAGCCGGCCTCCTTGAGTTCGCCCATCTCGGCCAGCCGCTCCCCCTTGGATCCGGCGGTGAGGCAGCCGACGGGGAAGACGTTGCACAACCCGGCCTCCCTGCCCCTGGCGATGACGTAGCGGGCAAGAGCCTTGTTGTCGATCACCGGCTTGGTGTTGGGCATGCAGGCGATGGAGGTGAAACCACCGGCCACGGCCGCCCGGGAGCCGCTCTCGATGTCTTCCTTGTACTCCAGCCCCGGCTCGCGCAGATGCACGTGCATGTCCACCAGTCCGGGAACCACGCAGCATCCTGCCGCATCAACTATTTCTACACCGGCCGGAGCCGTGAGCCCCCTGCCCATCTCCCTCACCAGACCGTTTTCCACCAGCAGGTCCAGCTCTTCGTCCAGCCCCTGGGAGGGGTCGATCACCCGGCCGTTTTGTATCAGAAGGTTCATGTCATCACCTCATTATATTGGTTCCAGGTTCGAGGCTCGAGGCTCAAGGTTTAATCCACGCCCCCTGAACCTTGAACCACGAACCGGTTTATTCCAGCTCCCCTTCGCAGACGTGGTAGAGCATGGACATCCTGACGGCCACGCCGTTCTCCACCTGTTTCAGGATCCAGGACTGGTCGCCATCCACCACGCTGCTGGCCATCTCCACCCCGCGGTTGATCGGGCCGGGGTGCATGACCATGGCATCCGGCTTGGCCAGCTTGAGGTTCTCCGGGTTGAGGCCAAAATAGCGCGCATACTCGCGGGCGTTGGGCATGAGGGTCTTGCCCTGGCGCTCCTGCTGGATGCGCAGCATCATGACCACATCGGCATCCTGGATGGCCTCTCGCAGCGAGTCGCAGACGGTGACGTTGCCCAGGCGCTCCACGCCGGGGGGCATCATGGTCGGGGGACCGGCCAGGAAGACCTGGGAGCCCAGTTTGGTCAGCCCCTGGATGTTGGAGCGGGCCACCCGGCTGTGGCTGATGTCCCCCACGATGGCCACCTTCAGCCCGTCAAGGCGGCCGAAGCGGTCCTTCATGGTCAGCATGTCAAGGAGCCCCTGGGAGGGGTGCTCATGGACGCCGTCCCCAGCATTGACGATCGAGCAGGGGAGTTTTTTGGAGAGGAAGTAGTGCGACCCGGAAACAGAGTGGCGCATGACGATGATGTCCGGTTTCATGGCCAGCAGGTTCAGGGCAGTGTCTGCCAGGGTCTCCCCCTTGGTGGCGGAGCTGGTGGAGGGAGAGATGTTCACCGTATCCGCCGAGAGCCGCTTGGCGGCCAGTTCGAAGGAGGTACGCGTACGGGTCGAGGACTCGTAGAACAGGTTGACGATGGTCTTGCCCCGCAGGGTGGGGACCTTCTTGATGTCGCGATTGTTGATCTC
Protein-coding regions in this window:
- a CDS encoding aspartate carbamoyltransferase catalytic subunit yields the protein MANFKHKDIIALQDLTKQEIELLLSTAESMREINNRDIKKVPTLRGKTIVNLFYESSTRTRTSFELAAKRLSADTVNISPSTSSATKGETLADTALNLLAMKPDIIVMRHSVSGSHYFLSKKLPCSIVNAGDGVHEHPSQGLLDMLTMKDRFGRLDGLKVAIVGDISHSRVARSNIQGLTKLGSQVFLAGPPTMMPPGVERLGNVTVCDSLREAIQDADVVMMLRIQQERQGKTLMPNAREYARYFGLNPENLKLAKPDAMVMHPGPINRGVEMASSVVDGDQSWILKQVENGVAVRMSMLYHVCEGELE
- a CDS encoding dihydroorotase, producing the protein MNLLIQNGRVIDPSQGLDEELDLLVENGLVREMGRGLTAPAGVEIVDAAGCCVVPGLVDMHVHLREPGLEYKEDIESGSRAAVAGGFTSIACMPNTKPVIDNKALARYVIARGREAGLCNVFPVGCLTAGSKGERLAEMGELKEAGCVAVSDDGRPVVNAELMRRALEYARGMQIPVISHAEDLSLVGEGVMNEGFTSTELGLKGIPRVAEDIAIARDVMLAEYTNSPIHIAHVSTSGAVRIIRNAKLRGVRVTCETAPHYFTLTDDAVRGYNTNAKMNPPLREADDVAAIRAGLSDGTIDVIATDHAPHHLDEKDVEFNVAANGIIGLETSLPLSLALVEQGVLTMSQLVERMSCCPSLILGLERGTLAKGAVADITLIDPTLPWVVEADKLASKSTNTPWMGQEMKGAAVATIVAGRVVYRR